In Paraburkholderia terrae, a genomic segment contains:
- a CDS encoding alpha/beta fold hydrolase, with amino-acid sequence MFAAAASVATLTTLGNVSQVLAASTTATPLTTLPVRQVHTDLLDIGYHEAGPAEGRPIILLHGFPYDIHSYADVAPMLATQGFRVIVPYLRGFGTTRLLSVDTPRAGQQAAVGQDVIELMNALDIPEAVLAGYDWGGRAACVVAAIKPSRCVGLVSVNSYLIQDIAKAGAPLPPGIERGLWYQYYFQTERGRAGLEANRRELAHILWKNNSPTWHFDEATFERSAKAFDNPDFVDIVIHSYRHRRGLAEGYPQYDEIEKKLASIPPITVPAITLDGLADGVIPATDGHASAAKFTGPRIHRQIPNAGHNLPQEAPKAFADACAELARTGKWRT; translated from the coding sequence ATGTTCGCGGCAGCGGCAAGCGTCGCAACGTTGACGACGCTCGGCAACGTGTCGCAAGTGCTCGCTGCATCAACGACTGCAACGCCGCTAACAACACTTCCTGTACGCCAGGTTCACACGGACCTGCTCGACATCGGCTATCACGAAGCGGGACCCGCCGAAGGCCGTCCCATCATTCTTCTCCACGGCTTTCCGTACGACATTCACAGCTACGCGGATGTCGCGCCCATGCTCGCAACGCAAGGCTTTCGCGTGATCGTGCCGTATCTGCGCGGCTTCGGAACGACGCGCCTGCTGTCCGTGGATACGCCGCGCGCCGGTCAACAGGCGGCTGTCGGCCAGGACGTGATCGAACTGATGAATGCACTGGATATTCCCGAGGCCGTGCTTGCCGGATACGATTGGGGTGGACGTGCGGCTTGCGTCGTCGCTGCAATCAAGCCTTCGCGCTGCGTCGGCCTTGTTTCAGTGAACAGCTATCTGATCCAGGATATCGCCAAAGCGGGCGCACCGCTGCCACCTGGCATCGAACGCGGTCTCTGGTATCAGTACTATTTTCAGACCGAACGCGGCCGCGCAGGGCTAGAAGCCAATCGACGCGAGCTTGCGCACATTCTGTGGAAGAACAATTCGCCGACGTGGCATTTCGACGAAGCGACCTTCGAGCGCTCGGCGAAAGCATTCGACAATCCGGACTTCGTGGATATCGTCATCCATTCATACCGGCATCGACGTGGCCTTGCAGAGGGCTATCCGCAGTACGACGAGATCGAGAAGAAGCTCGCATCGATTCCACCTATTACTGTGCCGGCTATCACACTGGATGGCCTCGCGGACGGCGTGATCCCCGCCACCGATGGCCACGCATCTGCAGCGAAGTTCACCGGCCCGCGCATTCACCGACAGATTCCGAATGCGGGCCACAACCTGCCGCAGGAAGCGCCCAAAGCGTTTGCCGATGCTTGCGCGGAACTCGCACGCACCGGCAAATGGAGAACCTGA
- a CDS encoding thioredoxin family protein, whose translation MLSRIKTLTTVVAIAAVAGLGALVANSGAATAVPAEANRVAPEFAGIDQWLNSPPLTMQQLRGKVVLVDFWTYTCVNCVNTLPHVEKLYQKYKDQGLVVVGVHTPEYAFERETKKVKAAIAEYGLHYPVAQDNQYATWNAYGNQYWPAVYLIDKQGHIVYSHFGEGDYDKTEAAVREQLARAG comes from the coding sequence ATGCTCTCCCGAATCAAAACCCTGACTACCGTCGTTGCCATTGCCGCCGTTGCCGGTCTCGGCGCACTGGTCGCCAACAGCGGCGCCGCGACGGCCGTTCCTGCCGAAGCCAATCGCGTAGCACCGGAATTCGCTGGAATCGATCAATGGCTGAATTCACCGCCTCTGACCATGCAGCAACTGCGCGGGAAAGTCGTGCTCGTCGATTTCTGGACGTACACGTGCGTCAACTGCGTCAATACGCTGCCGCATGTCGAGAAGCTGTATCAGAAGTACAAGGATCAAGGCCTTGTCGTGGTCGGCGTGCATACGCCTGAATACGCGTTCGAGCGCGAGACGAAAAAGGTCAAGGCGGCGATTGCCGAATACGGGCTGCATTACCCCGTCGCGCAGGACAACCAGTACGCGACGTGGAACGCTTATGGCAACCAATACTGGCCGGCCGTCTATCTGATCGACAAGCAGGGGCACATCGTCTATAGCCATTTCGGCGAAGGCGATTACGACAAGACGGAAGCAGCCGTCCGCGAGCAACTGGCGCGCGCGGGTTGA
- a CDS encoding D-cysteine desulfhydrase family protein, translating into MSNAPALDLTAFPRYALIEGPTPIQHLSRLSKLLGDVDIYVKRDDVTGLGGGGSKLRKLEFLLGEALAQGADTVITVGARQSNHARLTAAAAARAGLACEVVLTRMVPREDDDYVHNGNVLLDSLLGARIHDLPGSADAMAFAQSRADELRKAGHKVYLAPLGGSSAVGNLGYAACAAEILEQSRALGVSFDRIAVPNGSGGTQAGLVAGLLAMGEDPTRVVSHNVLATHENTLSNTRLKAKETLALLRPDAVLSDASVIVQDGQRGEGYGIPTDAMREAVRLLASVEGLFLDPVYSGKAFAGLLHDIRSKTFAPGSKVVFLMTGGLPGLYAYRSAF; encoded by the coding sequence ATGTCGAACGCACCCGCTCTCGATCTCACCGCCTTTCCTCGTTACGCATTGATCGAAGGGCCCACGCCGATCCAGCATCTCAGCCGCTTGAGCAAGCTGCTCGGTGACGTGGACATCTACGTCAAGCGCGACGACGTCACGGGCCTCGGCGGTGGCGGCAGCAAGCTCAGGAAGCTCGAGTTCCTGTTGGGCGAAGCGCTCGCGCAGGGCGCGGACACGGTCATCACGGTGGGCGCGCGCCAGTCGAATCACGCGCGGCTCACGGCCGCGGCGGCGGCGCGTGCGGGCCTTGCGTGCGAGGTCGTGCTGACGCGCATGGTGCCGCGCGAAGACGACGATTACGTCCACAATGGCAACGTGCTGCTCGACTCGCTGCTCGGCGCGCGCATTCACGATTTGCCCGGCAGTGCCGACGCGATGGCGTTCGCGCAGAGTCGCGCGGACGAATTGCGCAAGGCCGGACACAAGGTGTATCTCGCGCCGCTGGGCGGATCGTCGGCTGTCGGCAATCTTGGTTATGCGGCGTGCGCGGCGGAAATTCTCGAACAGTCGCGCGCGCTGGGTGTTTCGTTCGACCGCATTGCCGTGCCGAACGGCAGCGGCGGCACGCAGGCGGGTCTTGTCGCCGGCTTGCTGGCGATGGGCGAGGACCCGACCCGTGTCGTCTCGCATAATGTTCTGGCGACGCATGAGAACACCTTGTCCAATACGCGGTTGAAGGCGAAGGAGACGCTTGCGCTGCTGCGGCCCGATGCGGTGCTTTCCGACGCTAGCGTGATCGTTCAGGACGGACAGCGCGGCGAAGGCTACGGCATCCCCACCGACGCGATGCGTGAAGCCGTGCGGCTTCTGGCGAGCGTCGAGGGCCTGTTTCTGGACCCCGTATATAGCGGGAAAGCGTTCGCCGGCCTGCTGCACGACATCAGAAGCAAAACGTTCGCGCCAGGCTCGAAGGTCGTGTTCCTGATGACGGGCGGACTGCCGGGACTGTACGCGTATCGCAGCGCATTTTGA
- a CDS encoding BufA1 family periplasmic bufferin-type metallophore — translation MKSTRAALAATFALSLTVLATSAHAGSEQAKPQEKCFGVSLAGKNDCAAGPGTSCAGTSKVDYQGDAFVMVDKGTCTTIKTPKGYGALKAKS, via the coding sequence ATGAAAAGCACTCGCGCAGCACTCGCCGCCACGTTCGCCCTTTCGCTCACTGTCCTCGCCACCAGCGCACATGCCGGCTCCGAACAGGCCAAGCCTCAAGAGAAATGCTTCGGCGTGTCGCTCGCCGGCAAGAACGATTGCGCAGCCGGCCCCGGCACGAGCTGCGCAGGCACGTCGAAGGTCGACTATCAGGGCGACGCGTTCGTCATGGTCGACAAGGGCACCTGCACGACGATCAAGACGCCGAAGGGCTACGGCGCGCTGAAGGCGAAGTCATGA
- a CDS encoding DoxX family protein produces the protein MMLHSQTRDARVSRSSLANQGGVGALRAAVIERLSRALSPSLLLLVARFGIAATFFLSGRTKVTGLLTIKPSTYALFSSEYALPLIPPELAAHLATYAEHLCPILLVLGLCTRSAALVLLGMTAVIEIFVYPDAWPTHLTWAGLLLPLIAHGAGRWSVDHLLGRSRTAD, from the coding sequence ATGATGCTGCACTCCCAAACCCGCGACGCGCGCGTTTCCCGCTCGTCCCTCGCGAATCAAGGGGGCGTGGGGGCACTCCGCGCAGCCGTCATCGAACGCCTGTCGCGCGCGCTTTCGCCCTCGCTATTGTTGCTGGTGGCGCGCTTCGGTATCGCTGCGACCTTCTTTCTGTCGGGACGCACGAAAGTCACGGGCCTGCTGACGATCAAGCCGTCGACGTACGCCCTGTTCAGCTCGGAATACGCACTGCCGCTGATTCCGCCGGAGCTGGCCGCGCATCTCGCCACGTATGCGGAACACCTGTGCCCGATCCTGCTCGTGCTCGGCTTGTGTACGCGCTCCGCCGCGTTGGTGCTGCTGGGCATGACGGCCGTGATCGAGATCTTCGTCTATCCCGATGCATGGCCGACGCATCTGACGTGGGCAGGTCTGCTTCTTCCGCTGATCGCGCATGGCGCAGGCAGATGGTCGGTCGATCATCTGCTGGGCCGCTCGCGCACCGCGGACTAA
- a CDS encoding alpha/beta hydrolase: MRILSTLTLAAAAFAVSGAAFAATPDGPAGVKNIVIVHGAFTDGSGWRAVHDILIHKGYNVRIVQQPMTTLEEDVAATNNAVIGQTGPVVLVGHGYGGSVITEAGARPKVKALVYVAAFQPDVGESVNQLAGSMPKLTDGVQKTIDGHYYFDPAKYGTDYAGDLVSNRTDFMAVSQVPATVADFASAPFTVAWHNKPTYGIVATDDRVINPDLQRWMYKRAGSKVTEVKASHAIEISQPEAVAKVIEEAALHAK, encoded by the coding sequence ATGCGCATTCTTTCGACTTTGACCCTCGCCGCGGCAGCGTTCGCCGTTTCAGGCGCAGCATTCGCCGCAACGCCGGACGGACCGGCGGGCGTGAAGAACATCGTGATCGTTCACGGTGCGTTCACCGACGGCTCCGGCTGGCGCGCGGTACACGACATCCTGATCCATAAGGGCTACAACGTCCGCATCGTCCAGCAGCCGATGACGACGCTCGAAGAAGACGTCGCCGCGACCAACAACGCCGTCATCGGACAAACAGGCCCCGTGGTGCTCGTCGGCCATGGCTACGGCGGCTCGGTCATCACAGAAGCGGGCGCGCGTCCCAAGGTGAAGGCGCTGGTCTACGTCGCCGCGTTTCAGCCCGATGTCGGCGAAAGCGTGAATCAGCTGGCGGGCTCGATGCCGAAGCTCACCGACGGCGTGCAGAAGACCATCGACGGTCACTACTACTTCGACCCCGCCAAATACGGCACGGACTACGCCGGCGATCTCGTGTCGAACCGCACCGACTTCATGGCCGTTTCGCAAGTGCCCGCCACCGTCGCCGACTTTGCCTCCGCGCCATTCACGGTCGCATGGCACAACAAGCCGACCTACGGCATCGTCGCGACCGACGACCGCGTGATCAACCCCGACCTGCAACGCTGGATGTACAAGCGTGCGGGCTCGAAGGTCACGGAAGTAAAGGCAAGCCATGCCATCGAGATTTCGCAGCCTGAAGCGGTCGCGAAGGTCATCGAAGAAGCCGCGCTGCACGCGAAATAA